A window of Cryptomeria japonica chromosome 3, Sugi_1.0, whole genome shotgun sequence contains these coding sequences:
- the LOC131068402 gene encoding putative leucine-rich repeat receptor-like serine/threonine-protein kinase At2g24130 has protein sequence MLDELSLLALNANHLTGQIPSSLSNCTFLEVLDINDNNISGEIPGEFFSKTTNLMELYLAINQLTSGLPVSLFNCSQLEQLEVSGNRLSGIVPTELGKLYRLIWLNLGYNQFTSGSKSTLSILTALTNCSLLEFITLSGNHLTGVMPSSVGQLSTKLTELDLDGNKITGEISPYIGNLTNLTLLSLQQNLLTGVIPSKVSQLQSLEQLYIASNKLEGTIPSEIGKLKTLGALDLEENKLSGSIPDSLAHLQQLRYLYLNNNQLSGIIPPSLGECLKLEDLDLDLSYKQLRGHIPPQVVGLSNLLRGFNLSNNLLQGPLPLELSKLDMVKAIDISANQLTGHIPFVLGSCVALEYLNLSSNQIEGPIPDSLGKLQNLQDLDFSSNKLSGRIPMSLGNLKELQRLNFSMNRLSGEVPKDGVFKILGPSSFIQNLVNHIRPLPQGLKFAMSTFRLSPFIP, from the coding sequence ATGCTTGATGAACTAAGTTTGCTTGCCTTGAATGCAAACCATCTCACAGGACAAATTCCTTCCTCCTTGTCAAACTGCACATTCCTAGAAGTATTAGATATAAATGACAATAACATAAGTGGAGAAATTCCAGGTGAGTTTTTCTCGAAGACTACCAATTTGATGGAGTTATACCTAGCTATAAACCAATTGACTAGTGGCCTTCCTGTCAGCCTCTTCAATTGTAGTCAACTCGAACAATTAGAAGTATCCGGCAACCGGTTGAGTGGAATTGTGCCCACCGAATTAGGAAAATTGTACAGACTGATATGGCTTAATTTGGGTTATAATCAGTTTACTAGCGGGAGCAAATCAACCTTAAGCATTCTTACTGCTCTCACAAATTGTTCTCTTCTGGAATTTATAACATTATCAGGTAATCATCTTACAGGAGTAATGCCCTCTTCTGTGGGACAACTTTCTACAAAGCTGACTGAATTGGATTTGGATGGAAACAAAATAACCGGGGAAATCTCTCCATACATTGGAAACCTAACTAACTTAACTTTATTAAGTTTACAACAAAATCTTCTCACAGGAGTAATTCCCTCCAAAGTCAGCCAGCTTCAAAGTCTAGAGCAGTTGTACATAGCTTCAAACAAATTAGAAGGAACTATTCCGAGTGAGATAGGAAAACTCAAAACCCTTGGAGCTCTCGATCTCGAAGAAAACAAGCTTTCTGGTTCTATTCCTGATTCTCTTGCCCACCTCCAGCAGCTCAGATATTTGTATCTTAATAACAACCAGCTATCAGGAATCATACCTCCAAGCTTGGGTGAATGCTTGAAGTTGGAAGACCTTGACCTTGACCTTTCATACAAGCAGCTCAGGGGACATATACCTCCACAGGTAGTAGGACTTTCAAATTTATTAAGGGGTTTCAATCTTTCAAACAATTTATTGCAAGGCCCCTTGCCTTTAGAGCTCAGCAAGCTTGATATGGTTAAAGCTATAGATATTTCTGCAAATCAGTTGACCGGACATATTCCCTTTGTCTTAGGAAGCTGCGTAGCACTTGAATATCTGAATCTTTCAAGCAATCAAATAGAAGGTCCAATTCCAGACTCTCTTGGTAAACTTCAGAATCTACAGGATTTAGATTTCTCTTCCAACAAGTTGTCAGGAAGAATACCAATGTCCTTGGGAAACCTCAAAGAGCTTCAGCGCCTTAATTTTTCTATGAATAGATTATCAGGGGAAGTCCCAAAAGATGGAGTTTTCAAAATTCTTGGTCCATCATCCTTTATTCAAAACCTCGTGAATCACATAAGGCCCCTTCCACAGGGACTCAAATTTGCCATGAGCACCTTTCggctctctccttttatcccataa